The Candidatus Methanosuratincola sp. genome window below encodes:
- a CDS encoding DUF2098 family protein, with product MRFKEGDAVVYEKTGTRGHITKIVEMDGKIWAELDSTGLLYDENVLELTEEAAVAEEPRKIFKEERARAKEEGAEVSEEQLKGGDMTIDTSGSCSGAG from the coding sequence TTGAGATTCAAGGAAGGGGACGCCGTAGTATACGAGAAGACTGGGACAAGGGGCCACATCACTAAAATTGTCGAGATGGACGGCAAGATTTGGGCTGAGCTGGACTCTACGGGCCTTCTTTACGACGAAAATGTCCTTGAGCTAACCGAGGAAGCGGCGGTTGCAGAAGAGCCAAGGAAGATTTTTAAAGAGGAAAGGGCTAGGGCGAAGGAGGAAGGGGCAGAGGTCAGCGAAGAACAGCTAAAGGGCGGAGACATGACGATAGACACCAGCGGGAGCTGCAGCGGCGCAGGGTGA
- a CDS encoding DUF483 domain-containing protein, giving the protein MPSSKGALSFSGLVDRLVSLSAIPEDKVEEAFPASINFARHVARLFREDRLFDILPRLETQLQIVRRFSPPVRPALDPYTSTQIGVFSKLFDDYEIGHFLGYPECCMRSFAEDIRYSIDGDHIRELERSGMKAFVTTAGFIPCSVFCKEAQNRGLLSFVEPSEIANLRAIEKETAAKLPHFHPEYREHYFEIKSL; this is encoded by the coding sequence ATGCCTTCATCTAAAGGAGCACTTTCTTTCTCCGGACTGGTAGACAGGCTTGTCTCCCTCTCTGCTATCCCTGAAGACAAGGTGGAAGAGGCGTTCCCCGCCTCCATAAATTTTGCCAGGCACGTCGCGCGCCTCTTCAGGGAAGACAGGCTTTTCGACATCCTGCCCAGGCTGGAGACCCAGCTCCAGATAGTGCGTCGGTTCTCCCCGCCAGTGAGGCCCGCGCTCGATCCATACACCTCGACCCAGATCGGGGTCTTCTCAAAGCTCTTCGATGACTACGAGATCGGTCATTTTCTCGGTTATCCCGAATGCTGCATGCGATCCTTTGCAGAAGACATCAGGTACAGCATAGACGGAGATCACATCCGGGAGCTAGAGAGATCGGGAATGAAGGCCTTTGTGACGACCGCCGGCTTCATACCCTGCAGCGTATTCTGCAAGGAAGCACAGAACAGGGGTCTCTTATCATTTGTCGAGCCGAGTGAGATCGCTAACCTGCGTGCCATTGAGAAAGAAACCGCAGCAAAGTTACCGCACTTCCACCCCGAATACCGCGAACACTACTTTGAGATAAAGTCGCTTTGA
- the mcrB gene encoding coenzyme-B sulfoethylthiotransferase subunit beta, whose protein sequence is MAKYPDKVDLYDDRGRVFASKVPVEALSPLRNPAMQKIISYVKQCVSVNLEGIEKALATGEIGGKWCIIRGRSLKLDLVKNADSIADSLKSCLQVTKDDDTEVKVLKGGKHLLVKVPAKRLNAGVEYTTGFTATAAALCCTIVENFKVNLWDADLVHAAVWGRYPQTMEPLGGNVSSLLSVPQQNEGMGYALRNVPCAHIALITKKNAMNAAALSSILEQAAMFEMGDAIGNFERLHLLGLAYQGLNANNLVYDIVKENSKTGTLGDVAVSTVKRAIADGVIKPLEKKPSGYTAYTTNDLNKWNAYAAAGLLAGTMITCGSARSMQHCPSVFIYFNDLIERETGLPGVDFGRVAGTGVEMAFFSHSIYGGGNPAVFHGNHIVTRHSKGFTIPCVAAAVALDAGTVIYTPEKISGVVGETLSEVPELREPLRYVNEAAVSIHGGI, encoded by the coding sequence ATGGCGAAATATCCGGATAAAGTAGATCTATACGACGATCGTGGCCGCGTTTTCGCCTCCAAGGTTCCCGTTGAAGCCCTAAGCCCACTGCGCAACCCAGCAATGCAGAAGATAATCTCCTATGTGAAGCAGTGCGTCTCGGTGAATCTTGAGGGAATCGAAAAGGCCCTTGCGACCGGCGAAATTGGTGGCAAATGGTGCATAATCAGGGGCAGGTCCCTGAAGCTGGACCTGGTCAAGAATGCCGATAGCATCGCCGACAGCCTCAAGAGTTGCCTACAGGTGACCAAGGACGACGATACCGAGGTCAAGGTCCTCAAGGGTGGGAAGCACCTCCTTGTGAAGGTTCCAGCAAAGAGGCTGAATGCAGGCGTCGAGTACACCACGGGGTTCACAGCGACCGCCGCCGCGCTCTGCTGCACCATTGTAGAAAACTTCAAGGTCAACCTATGGGACGCTGATCTGGTCCATGCGGCTGTCTGGGGCAGGTACCCGCAGACGATGGAACCGCTCGGCGGAAACGTGTCGTCACTATTGTCGGTTCCGCAACAGAATGAAGGTATGGGATACGCTCTTAGGAACGTTCCATGTGCGCACATCGCCCTTATCACGAAGAAGAATGCGATGAACGCAGCAGCCCTTTCCTCGATACTCGAGCAGGCAGCAATGTTCGAGATGGGCGATGCGATAGGCAACTTCGAGAGGCTTCACCTCCTAGGGCTTGCCTACCAGGGTCTGAACGCCAATAACCTGGTCTATGACATTGTGAAGGAGAATTCAAAGACCGGCACCCTCGGCGATGTGGCGGTATCCACCGTCAAGAGGGCGATCGCTGACGGCGTCATCAAGCCGCTTGAGAAGAAGCCTTCTGGCTACACCGCATACACTACTAACGACCTCAACAAGTGGAACGCATACGCGGCAGCAGGCCTGCTTGCAGGCACAATGATCACCTGCGGCTCTGCCAGGTCGATGCAGCACTGCCCGTCCGTGTTCATATACTTCAACGACCTGATCGAGAGGGAGACCGGTCTGCCTGGCGTCGACTTCGGAAGGGTCGCAGGCACCGGCGTTGAAATGGCGTTCTTCAGCCACTCGATTTACGGCGGAGGAAACCCCGCGGTATTCCACGGCAACCACATCGTGACGAGGCACAGCAAGGGATTCACGATACCCTGCGTGGCCGCAGCAGTCGCGCTCGACGCTGGCACGGTCATCTACACACCTGAGAAGATCAGCGGCGTAGTCGGAGAGACGCTGAGCGAGGTGCCTGAGCTGAGGGAACCGCTGAGGTACGTGAATGAGGCAGCAGTTTCAATCCATGGAGGTATCTAA
- a CDS encoding TfuA-related McrA-glycine thioamidation protein, with translation MRLIVFLGPSLPWEEARRVLSDAEYLPPAARGDIARAAGAGAEAIALIDGVFYQQAAVSHREILKALEDGVKVFGGSSMGALRASELDVYGMIGVGTIYGWYKSGKIRSDDEVALAFHPESFKPLSEPLVNIRATLAKALVSGIIAQEEHDLILAAAKEVPFQLRNYTRILQSAVHRGLSSKRAGEILEPIKGVRVDLKREDAIKVLERVGKSQNR, from the coding sequence ATGAGATTGATCGTATTCCTTGGACCGAGCCTGCCATGGGAAGAGGCTCGGAGGGTTCTAAGTGATGCGGAATACCTGCCGCCTGCAGCCAGGGGAGACATCGCCAGGGCCGCTGGGGCAGGAGCGGAGGCAATAGCCCTCATCGACGGGGTCTTCTACCAGCAGGCTGCCGTGTCTCATCGAGAAATACTAAAAGCGTTAGAGGACGGAGTGAAGGTCTTCGGTGGCTCTAGCATGGGCGCGCTCAGGGCATCCGAGCTGGATGTATACGGCATGATCGGGGTCGGTACGATTTACGGGTGGTACAAGTCAGGAAAGATAAGGTCTGATGATGAGGTCGCCCTAGCTTTCCACCCCGAGTCCTTCAAGCCGCTCTCTGAGCCTCTCGTGAACATCAGGGCAACTCTTGCGAAGGCACTTGTTTCAGGCATCATAGCCCAAGAGGAGCATGACTTAATCCTCGCAGCCGCAAAGGAGGTCCCCTTCCAGCTTAGAAACTACACGAGGATACTCCAGAGCGCGGTTCACAGAGGGCTCAGCAGCAAGAGGGCGGGGGAAATACTCGAACCGATAAAAGGGGTGCGGGTTGACCTGAAGAGGGAGGATGCAATCAAAGTCCTAGAACGAGTCGGGAAGTCACAGAACCGATGA
- the mcrG gene encoding coenzyme-B sulfoethylthiotransferase subunit gamma has translation MVEYKPQYYPGSSKVAKNRKKYMDPSYKLRKLRTISDDDLVKLMGHRVPGEAYKSVHPPLEEMGEPACPIRELVEPTPGAKAGDRIRYIQFTDSVYFTPLTPYMRAWMGHTRYRGVDIGVLSGRVPLEARERDLEKVAKDLVETEIFDPARCGIRGATVHGHSLRLDENGMMFDALRRFVFDKKTGEVVYVKDQIGVPLDKPISVGKPIKEEELREMTSEYRVDGVPFREDKEMIGFVQRLHMLRTEAGFDPNKVKGI, from the coding sequence ATGGTAGAGTACAAACCACAGTATTACCCTGGAAGCTCCAAGGTCGCTAAGAACAGGAAGAAGTACATGGATCCGTCCTACAAGCTGAGGAAGCTGAGGACGATCAGCGATGACGACTTGGTGAAGTTGATGGGACACAGGGTTCCGGGAGAGGCGTACAAGTCGGTTCACCCGCCACTTGAGGAGATGGGCGAGCCGGCGTGCCCGATCAGGGAGCTCGTTGAACCAACACCAGGCGCCAAGGCTGGCGACAGGATCAGATACATCCAGTTCACCGACTCCGTGTACTTCACCCCGCTGACTCCGTACATGAGGGCATGGATGGGCCACACCAGATACAGAGGAGTCGACATCGGCGTCCTCTCGGGGAGAGTTCCGCTCGAAGCAAGGGAGCGTGACCTTGAGAAGGTCGCGAAGGACTTGGTAGAGACCGAGATATTCGACCCCGCAAGGTGTGGGATCAGGGGTGCAACTGTCCACGGTCACTCTCTGAGGCTCGACGAGAATGGGATGATGTTCGACGCGCTCAGGAGATTCGTCTTCGATAAGAAGACAGGAGAGGTCGTCTACGTGAAGGATCAGATCGGTGTGCCTCTGGACAAGCCGATCTCAGTAGGCAAGCCGATAAAGGAAGAGGAGCTCAGGGAGATGACAAGCGAGTACAGAGTCGACGGCGTCCCGTTCAGGGAGGACAAGGAGATGATCGGATTCGTACAGCGACTGCACATGCTTAGGACGGAGGCTGGATTTGACCCGAACAAGGTGAAGGGGATCTAA
- the atwA gene encoding methyl coenzyme M reductase system, component A2, which translates to MGVPFIEIRNVSKSFNGNKVLDNVSLTIDEGERVGVIGKSGSGKTVLLSMLKGIREYKPESGHVIFHVAVCEHCQTVEGPSWAKKRCPHCCPHCLKEMEMADVDIYGEDPKSKWLRQRIAIMFQRTFALYGSLTVYENLVEALSKVSSEDATKKALEIAKDIGLANRLLHAARDLSGGEKQRVVLGRQLAIKPLLLLADEPTGTLDPLNADMIHRIIKRETGPGKSTLIVTSHLPGAIEELCEKAVLLEDGKISLMGNPHEVATKFLSRLVPEEIPKPPQLGDVVLRVKDLKKYYFSIDKGVVKALDGVTFEVREREIFGIIGLSGAGKTTLSRAIVGVTQPTSGTIELKIGDEWVNMLEPGPTGRGRATPFIGLLHQEYALYPHRTVQENLTDAIGLELPDEFARFKAQSVLTAAGFDEATIERTLSKYPDELSEGERHRVALAQVLIKEPIIVLLDEPSGTMDPITQQDVAKSIKNARNELGQTFVIISHDMGFVENTCDDAILMRNGKVVGRGKPSDVAKELTPEEKDELMSSKNGLP; encoded by the coding sequence ATGGGCGTTCCTTTCATAGAAATCAGGAATGTATCAAAGTCATTCAACGGGAATAAAGTATTGGACAATGTTTCCCTCACCATAGATGAAGGAGAGAGGGTCGGCGTAATAGGGAAGAGCGGATCGGGGAAGACTGTGCTACTCTCGATGCTGAAGGGCATAAGGGAGTACAAGCCGGAATCTGGTCACGTAATCTTCCATGTAGCGGTGTGCGAGCACTGCCAGACTGTAGAGGGACCAAGTTGGGCAAAAAAGAGGTGCCCACACTGCTGTCCCCACTGCCTAAAAGAGATGGAGATGGCGGACGTAGACATTTACGGCGAGGATCCCAAGAGCAAATGGCTGAGACAGCGCATAGCGATCATGTTCCAGAGAACATTCGCACTCTACGGCAGCCTTACAGTCTACGAGAACCTAGTCGAGGCACTCAGCAAGGTATCCTCAGAGGACGCGACCAAGAAGGCGCTTGAGATAGCCAAAGACATCGGTCTGGCAAACAGGCTCCTGCATGCCGCAAGGGATCTGAGCGGCGGCGAGAAGCAGAGGGTTGTCCTGGGCAGGCAGTTGGCGATAAAGCCTCTTCTACTGCTGGCTGACGAGCCCACTGGGACGCTGGATCCCCTCAATGCAGATATGATCCACAGGATCATAAAGAGGGAGACCGGGCCAGGAAAGAGCACACTCATAGTCACCTCGCACCTCCCTGGCGCAATAGAAGAACTCTGCGAAAAGGCAGTGCTGCTCGAAGATGGTAAGATTAGTTTGATGGGGAATCCCCATGAAGTCGCCACCAAGTTCCTGTCTAGGCTCGTACCGGAGGAGATCCCGAAGCCGCCCCAGCTTGGGGATGTAGTGCTGAGGGTGAAAGATCTTAAGAAGTACTACTTCTCCATAGACAAGGGAGTTGTCAAGGCGCTGGATGGGGTCACTTTCGAGGTGAGGGAGAGGGAGATCTTCGGGATAATAGGGCTGAGCGGCGCAGGCAAGACCACACTCTCCAGGGCGATAGTCGGCGTGACGCAGCCTACATCAGGCACAATCGAGCTAAAGATCGGCGATGAGTGGGTCAACATGCTGGAGCCCGGACCGACGGGCAGAGGCAGGGCCACGCCGTTCATCGGGCTTCTGCACCAAGAGTACGCACTTTACCCCCACAGGACGGTGCAGGAGAACCTGACCGATGCAATAGGCCTTGAGCTTCCGGACGAGTTCGCCAGGTTCAAGGCACAGAGCGTGTTGACAGCTGCGGGGTTCGATGAGGCAACTATTGAAAGGACGCTCTCCAAGTACCCGGATGAGCTGAGTGAGGGGGAAAGACACAGGGTTGCCCTCGCGCAGGTGCTGATAAAGGAGCCAATAATAGTGCTCCTTGATGAGCCCTCGGGCACGATGGATCCGATAACCCAGCAGGACGTTGCAAAGTCGATAAAGAACGCCAGGAACGAGCTCGGTCAGACATTTGTAATAATTTCTCATGATATGGGGTTCGTGGAGAACACATGCGATGATGCCATACTGATGAGGAACGGCAAAGTAGTCGGCAGGGGCAAGCCCTCAGATGTGGCAAAGGAGCTTACCCCGGAGGAGAAAGACGAGCTAATGAGTTCCAAAAACGGACTCCCTTGA
- a CDS encoding YcaO-related McrA-glycine thioamidation protein, whose product MNLRSVPKGYTAGTHREVPPIKTLELVNRVKDKAGITRVAEITGLDRIGIPIFTSIRPMASEGAVTIYTGKGYSQEEAEVSAIMEGIERFSAEPRGFTLLRGSYRDLTYEREALDPNMLILPRRYQFSEEIEWVEGHSLTRNVPILVPAEAVFHPYSRHNQLFRTNTNGLAVGNAVEEAIVHGLMEVIERDAWSLFEAGRLQGRDLDLAHCGSPMVRSILEKLENAGIGVFAKDITSDLRIPTVAVAVDDELTRDPALLSLGVGTHLVAEIAAVRALTEAVQSRLTTIHGTREDTAKAEFARRIGYDRMKRINRKWFSPSPERVGLDELGSFSGDDFLEDIRYTLERLRDAGLREVIVVDLTRGETGIPAVRVIVPGLEVYALDKERAGRRLSAHSGTQYYSGV is encoded by the coding sequence ATGAACCTGAGATCGGTTCCCAAGGGATACACAGCGGGGACGCACAGGGAGGTCCCCCCGATTAAGACGCTGGAGCTGGTCAACAGGGTCAAGGACAAGGCTGGTATAACCAGGGTTGCTGAGATCACAGGGCTGGACCGAATCGGGATACCAATCTTCACCTCGATAAGGCCGATGGCTTCAGAGGGTGCTGTAACGATCTACACGGGCAAGGGCTACTCCCAAGAGGAGGCGGAAGTTTCGGCAATAATGGAGGGCATAGAGCGGTTTTCAGCGGAGCCAAGGGGTTTTACGCTGCTGAGGGGTTCATACAGGGATCTCACCTATGAAAGGGAAGCCCTTGACCCAAACATGCTGATACTGCCCCGCAGGTACCAATTTTCAGAAGAGATAGAGTGGGTTGAAGGGCATTCGCTCACGCGGAACGTACCGATACTCGTCCCAGCAGAGGCGGTCTTCCACCCGTACAGCAGGCACAATCAGCTCTTCCGGACCAACACCAACGGACTCGCCGTCGGAAATGCGGTTGAGGAGGCGATTGTGCACGGGCTTATGGAGGTGATTGAGAGGGACGCATGGTCCCTGTTCGAAGCTGGGAGGCTGCAGGGGAGGGACCTCGACCTTGCCCATTGCGGCAGTCCGATGGTCAGGTCGATACTTGAAAAGCTAGAGAATGCAGGAATCGGGGTCTTTGCGAAGGACATAACCTCGGATCTAAGGATCCCGACGGTGGCAGTAGCCGTCGACGACGAGCTGACGAGGGATCCCGCGCTCCTCTCCCTCGGGGTGGGGACACATCTTGTGGCTGAGATAGCAGCGGTGAGGGCTTTGACAGAGGCGGTCCAGAGCAGGCTGACCACCATCCACGGGACAAGGGAGGACACCGCCAAGGCCGAGTTCGCGAGGAGGATTGGGTACGATAGAATGAAGAGGATAAACAGGAAGTGGTTCTCCCCGAGCCCAGAAAGAGTAGGCCTGGACGAGCTGGGGTCATTTTCGGGGGATGATTTCCTAGAGGACATCAGGTATACGCTAGAGAGGCTGAGGGATGCTGGACTCAGAGAGGTCATAGTCGTCGACCTCACTAGGGGGGAGACAGGAATACCGGCGGTCAGGGTTATAGTCCCCGGACTCGAGGTCTACGCGTTGGACAAGGAGAGGGCGGGGAGAAGACTGTCGGCGCATTCAGGAACGCAGTACTATAGTGGAGTGTGA
- a CDS encoding HAD family hydrolase, with protein MRKAVVLDKSGTIIDPCRVVYNIKEGKWFYHISTLNYVVEKGGVLVNLRGKIQDIIAGDITKARLKVSCCALKSYPPIEKSRLLDQAVLEGIRGTYEKALTHCPSELGACVAVVLDQEGEVTDIVGLGGKLYPDVKESVRNMQESGTDVYLATGNCKEMTVKCADLLNIPRRAAIFDASPEEKRELVRRLRGFYGSVVMVGNDINDLIAMREADVSVLIRRKGEFQKANLCSEVDYFVDSLTEVARIVLEIRPVDQSDFISK; from the coding sequence TTGAGAAAGGCAGTCGTACTGGACAAGTCGGGCACGATAATAGATCCATGCAGAGTAGTGTACAATATCAAGGAAGGGAAGTGGTTCTACCACATAAGCACACTCAACTATGTGGTGGAAAAGGGAGGGGTTCTTGTAAACCTGAGGGGGAAAATCCAAGACATAATCGCTGGGGACATCACCAAAGCGAGGCTGAAAGTGAGCTGTTGCGCGTTGAAGAGCTATCCTCCTATTGAAAAGTCTAGGCTGCTCGACCAAGCGGTTTTGGAAGGAATACGTGGGACGTATGAGAAGGCACTGACGCACTGCCCCTCTGAACTTGGGGCATGCGTGGCTGTTGTCCTCGATCAGGAGGGGGAGGTAACGGACATTGTGGGGCTCGGAGGTAAACTCTACCCAGACGTAAAAGAGTCTGTCAGAAACATGCAGGAAAGCGGTACCGATGTCTACCTCGCCACAGGAAACTGCAAGGAGATGACCGTTAAGTGCGCAGATCTCCTTAACATACCGAGGCGCGCGGCGATTTTCGACGCATCTCCGGAGGAGAAGAGGGAGCTTGTAAGGAGGCTGCGCGGTTTCTACGGCTCTGTCGTGATGGTTGGCAACGACATAAACGACCTGATCGCAATGCGAGAGGCGGACGTCTCAGTTCTTATCAGACGGAAGGGCGAATTCCAGAAGGCGAACCTATGCTCTGAGGTCGATTACTTCGTCGATTCCCTGACGGAGGTCGCTAGGATAGTCCTAGAGATCAGACCGGTGGATCAAAGCGACTTTATCTCAAAGTAG
- a CDS encoding AIR synthase related protein, producing the protein MESLSEIIDVAKNFKGLKRKIEIGEITAILGEHEYDDAGFIDLGDVSIVVSTDGITEDLVKSDPWFAGYYSVLVNVNDVVVKGARPMGYVNVMSGTRENRRKMAEGIRAGLDKYGLKLLKGHTHPDSSYEAIDAAVVGIARRVAKGNTARPGDNIVMAIDLEGSFGVKGWVKCFDSTLKKGTSELRKMIDSIISAVESGSVKASRDISAPGILGSLAMLCEASSVGAEVDADKIPRPGGTGISEWFISYPAMGFIFASDDESLVSKLRASGFSAEIVGKFNETKRICVRLGGDRRLFMDLSRESVFGTH; encoded by the coding sequence TTGGAGAGCCTCTCGGAGATAATCGATGTCGCAAAGAACTTCAAGGGACTGAAGAGGAAAATCGAGATAGGGGAGATCACGGCGATACTTGGGGAGCACGAATACGACGATGCCGGATTCATAGATCTCGGAGACGTCAGCATCGTCGTGTCGACGGACGGAATAACTGAGGATCTCGTAAAGTCCGATCCGTGGTTTGCCGGATACTACTCCGTTCTTGTCAACGTCAACGACGTGGTCGTAAAAGGGGCTAGGCCGATGGGCTACGTCAATGTGATGTCTGGGACCAGGGAGAACAGGCGTAAGATGGCTGAGGGCATAAGGGCGGGGCTGGACAAGTACGGTCTCAAGCTCTTGAAGGGGCACACCCACCCAGACTCCTCTTACGAGGCAATCGATGCGGCTGTCGTCGGCATTGCCAGGCGCGTGGCTAAGGGAAACACTGCCCGTCCAGGCGACAACATCGTGATGGCGATCGACCTAGAGGGATCCTTCGGTGTAAAGGGGTGGGTGAAGTGTTTTGACAGCACGCTTAAAAAGGGGACCTCAGAGCTCAGAAAGATGATCGACTCAATTATATCTGCTGTGGAATCTGGCTCGGTCAAGGCATCGAGGGACATTAGCGCACCTGGCATCCTCGGCAGCTTGGCCATGCTGTGCGAGGCTAGCTCGGTTGGGGCTGAGGTCGACGCAGACAAGATACCGCGGCCTGGGGGGACTGGGATCTCGGAGTGGTTCATCTCCTATCCTGCAATGGGATTCATATTTGCCTCTGATGACGAGTCGCTGGTCTCGAAGCTCCGCGCCTCAGGCTTTTCAGCAGAGATCGTGGGGAAATTCAACGAAACAAAAAGGATATGTGTAAGGCTTGGTGGAGACCGTAGGTTGTTCATGGATCTCTCAAGGGAGTCCGTTTTTGGAACTCATTAG
- the mcrA gene encoding coenzyme-B sulfoethylthiotransferase subunit alpha, giving the protein MATEKRMFLEALRKKFKESPEEKYTKFYIYDGWKQSKRKQEFVEWGTKLAKERGIPFYNPDMHLGGIPLGQRVLMPYKLSQTDIYCEGDDLHFINNAAMQQMWHDIRRTVIVGLDAAHMVLQKRLGKEVTPETVNHYLEVLNHALPGAAVIQEHMVETHPGLVSDSYVKVFTGDDELADEIDKRFLIDINKEFPADQAAQLKAAVGKRIYQVLRMPTIVAMTCDGGTMSRWSAMQISMSMVNAYKLMAGEAAIGEFAFAAKHAEVIEMGTLMPWRRARGPNEPGGVPLGYLADMCQASRVKPEDPTWVALEAISMGAVLYDQFWFGSYMSGGVGFTQYATCTYTDNILDDFCYYGADYVKKKYGGFGKAKPSWDLIKDVATEVTLYGLEQYERFPALMETHFGGSQRAAVVAAGAGVAVSLATGNCTAGINGWYMSQLLHKEEMGRLGFYGYDQQDQCGSANSFSYRSDEGLPFNLRGVNYPNYALNVGHQSAHTGIVQAAHSGRGDAWTTNPLIKIAFADKDLKFDFTHPRLCFGKGALREFMPAGERSLIIPSR; this is encoded by the coding sequence ATGGCAACTGAAAAGAGAATGTTCTTGGAAGCACTCCGGAAGAAGTTCAAGGAGTCGCCTGAAGAGAAGTATACAAAGTTCTACATATACGACGGATGGAAACAGTCAAAGAGAAAGCAGGAGTTCGTTGAGTGGGGGACTAAGCTGGCCAAGGAAAGGGGAATACCCTTCTACAACCCCGACATGCACCTCGGCGGTATCCCCCTCGGACAGAGGGTGCTGATGCCTTACAAGCTATCGCAGACAGACATCTACTGCGAGGGTGACGACCTGCACTTCATAAACAACGCCGCAATGCAGCAGATGTGGCACGACATCAGGAGGACCGTGATAGTCGGCCTTGATGCCGCCCACATGGTTCTGCAGAAGCGGCTTGGGAAGGAAGTGACCCCAGAGACGGTGAACCACTACCTAGAAGTCCTGAACCACGCGCTGCCCGGTGCTGCTGTAATCCAGGAGCACATGGTCGAGACCCACCCAGGGCTGGTATCCGACTCTTACGTAAAGGTCTTCACAGGAGACGACGAGCTGGCCGACGAGATCGACAAGCGCTTCCTCATAGACATCAACAAGGAGTTCCCAGCAGACCAGGCTGCACAGCTGAAGGCTGCCGTGGGCAAGAGGATCTACCAGGTTCTCCGCATGCCAACGATAGTGGCAATGACCTGCGACGGAGGAACGATGTCGAGATGGTCTGCAATGCAGATCTCGATGTCAATGGTCAATGCCTATAAGCTGATGGCTGGAGAGGCCGCAATCGGCGAGTTCGCCTTTGCCGCTAAGCACGCCGAGGTCATCGAAATGGGTACCTTGATGCCGTGGAGGCGCGCGAGGGGCCCGAACGAGCCAGGCGGTGTGCCGCTCGGATACCTTGCAGACATGTGCCAGGCTTCGAGGGTGAAGCCCGAGGATCCGACGTGGGTGGCGCTTGAAGCCATCTCGATGGGTGCAGTGCTATACGACCAGTTCTGGTTCGGCAGCTACATGTCCGGAGGCGTAGGCTTCACGCAGTACGCGACCTGCACGTACACCGACAACATCCTCGACGACTTCTGCTACTACGGCGCAGACTATGTGAAGAAGAAGTACGGCGGTTTCGGAAAGGCGAAGCCGAGCTGGGACTTGATAAAGGACGTCGCGACCGAGGTGACCCTATACGGGCTCGAGCAGTACGAGCGCTTCCCGGCACTGATGGAGACCCACTTCGGCGGCTCCCAGAGGGCTGCTGTGGTGGCCGCGGGCGCTGGTGTGGCAGTCTCATTAGCAACAGGAAACTGCACTGCTGGTATCAACGGCTGGTACATGAGCCAGCTTCTCCACAAGGAGGAGATGGGCAGGCTCGGCTTCTACGGCTACGACCAGCAGGACCAGTGCGGCTCTGCAAACAGCTTCTCGTACAGGAGCGACGAGGGCCTTCCCTTCAACCTGAGGGGTGTGAACTATCCGAACTATGCACTGAACGTAGGGCACCAGTCGGCGCACACGGGCATTGTGCAGGCAGCACACAGCGGAAGGGGCGACGCGTGGACGACCAACCCGCTGATAAAGATCGCCTTCGCCGACAAGGACCTGAAGTTCGACTTCACGCACCCGAGGCTCTGCTTCGGCAAGGGCGCATTGAGGGAGTTTATGCCTGCGGGCGAGAGGTCCCTCATCATACCGAGCCGCTAA